In the Prochlorococcus marinus str. MIT 9312 genome, AAAAAGTTTATTTAATCCCTGGTAACGCCGGCTCAGAAAGAATAAATAAATGTGAAAGAATAAGAATTGACATAAACAATAAAAATAAATTAGTCGAAAAACTTGATTTTTTAAAAATAAATTTAATTGTAATAGGACCTGAAGTACCTTTAGCAAATGGATTAGCCGATTTTCTTCGCAAAAAAGACTATAAAGTATTTGGCCCTGGTAAAGATGGAGCAAGATTGGAATATAGCAAATCTTGGGCAAAGGAATTTATGCGAGACGCAAATATTCCAACTGCAAAATTTTGGACCGTCAATTCTCTTGAAGAAGCCACAAAAATTATCAATTCATCATCAATACCACTGGTAGTCAAAGCAGATGGTCTAGCGTCAGGAAAAGGTGTTTTTATTCCCGCGTCAAAAGATGAATGTTATAGAGCGGCAGAATCCATATTTAATGGTAAATTTGGAAAATCTGGGGATATTGTAGTTCTAGAAGAAAAAATTCAGGGTCCAGAAGTTTCAGTTTTTGCTCTATGTGATGGGAAGAGATACATATTACTTCCAACTGCACAAGATCACAAACGCCTAAATGAGCAAGATAAAGGTCCAAATACAGGTGGAATGGGAGCATATTCTCCTGCTCCACTTTTAACAAAAGATTACCTTGATAGGATAATCAAAGAGATAATTGAACCGACAATAGATGAACTAAATAAAAAAAATATTGATTATAAAGGCGTAATTTATTTTGGATTAATGATCACAAAATATGGGCCGAAAGTTATAGAATACAATTGCAGATTTGGAGATCCAGAATGTCAAACAATAATGCCTTTAATGGATCAAGATTTTGTATTTCTTTTAGAAAAATGCTCAATGGGAAATTTAACAGGTGATGAAAAAATTGATAATCCTGATAAGGTTAGTGGTTGCGTAATAGCGACCTCAAAAGGATACCCACAGGAATATTTAACTGGATTTCCAATAAAAATAGGAAAGATTGACTCAAGTGATTGTCAAATTTTTGACTCAGGTACTTGTTTAAATAAAAATGGAGAATTATTAACTGATGGAGGAAGAGTACTAAGTATTGTATGTCAAGAAAAAGATTTTGATATGGTTTTTGAAAAAGCATATAAAAATCTTAAAGAAATAAATTTTGAGGGAATTTACTTTAGAAATGATATAGGGCATCAAGTTAGAAAAAAATTTTCTAGGGAGAATTAGCTTATGGTAGATACCAAGAACCAAGATAGTAGAGATTATAATAGTACCAGTGATAATGAAGATTTTCATAACAACTATTGGACTAATAGGATAATTGCTTGGTGGAGTGGGTTTAGTTTAAGAACAAAATTGTTAGCGATAGCAACTCTCGTTGTAAGTCTCCTAATGACAGGAATAACATTTTTTGCACTAAATAGTATTCAACGAGATGCAGGAATGAATGATACTAGATATGCTCGAGATCTTGGATTATTGTTATCAGGTAATGTCACAGAATTAGTTGCTAATAATCAAAAAAAAGAAATCTCAAATGTAGCTGAAAAGTTTTGGAGATCAAGTCGGAATCTACGTTACATATTTTTTACTGATGCTGAGGACATTGTTCAACTTGGAATACCGATTAGTGCCACTACAACAAGTTCAGATAGTCAATTACAGCTCACTAGAAGGTTAAAACTTCCATCAGAATTAAAGAAAAGACCGCAATTTCCTTTAGTTAGGCAGCATGTTACACCTCAAGGTCAAGTAACAGATGTATTTGTCCCAATGCTTTGGAAAGGGAAATATCTTGGAACTTTAGCTTTAGGAGTTACACCTAATAAAAAAGCCTTGGCGAGTGCTGCACTTACAAGAGAAATTACCATAGCAGTTTTTATCTCTATTTGGGTTTTAGTAATACTGGGAGCTGTATTCAATGCACTAACAATCACTAGACCTGTAAGAGAGTTAGTAAGGGGTGTCAGGGAAATTTCTAAAGGAAACTTTAAATCAAGAATTTCTATACCTATGACAGGAGATTTAGGAGAACTTTTAAATGGATTTAACCGAATGGCTACTCAGTTAGAAAATTATGACGAGGCAAATATTGAAGAACTTAAAGCCGCTCAAATAAAGCAGCAATCACTAATAGCTACTATGGCTGATGGTGCAATATTATTGGATTCCCAAGGAAAGATAGTACTTACTAATCCAACCGCAAAAAGATTATTCCGTTGGGAAGGAAGATTCTTGGAAGGAAAATATTTTTTAAATGAGATCCCCGAAATTTTATCTAATGACTTACATACAAATATAGAATCTATTCTAAATAGAGAAAAAGAGAAAGATGATTTAAGGTTTAGCTTAGGAGAACCGGCAAGAACTTTAAGGATTGTTTTACAATCAGTCTTAGATACAAACAAAGTTGAATTAAAAGGTATCGCCGTAACAATTCAAGATCTTACAAGAGAGGTAGAACTAAATGCGGCACAAAACAGATTTATTAGTAATGTTTCGCACGAATTAAGAACACCACTTTTTAACATAAAAAGTTACGTGGAGACCTTACATGATTTAAAAGACCAACTCTCAAACGAAGAACAACTCGAATTTCTGGGTATTGCGAATTCAGAGACTGATAGGCTTACAAGACTAGTGAATGATGTATTAGATTTATCAAGATTGGAGTCAGGGAAAATAATTCAATTAGAAGAAATGGATATAAAAGCGGCAATAGAACAGACTCTCAGAAATTACAGACTTAACGCTACAGAAAAAAATGTTTCATTAGCACATGATATAGAAGAAAATATACCTCCAATTCTTGGTAATTTTGATTTACTTTTACAAGTTTTTGATAATTTACTGGGCAATGGATTAAAATTCAGTCCCAAAAATAGCAACCTAATGATAAGAGCTTATGCTTGGCCAGATTCCTGTCCTGCTTTTCCTCCAAGTAAACAAAATGATAGAGCGCCTCAATGCGAGTTAGTTTCACCATTACCAAAAGTAAGAATTGAGATTGCCGATACAGGTTCTGGGATATCTCAAACGGATCAAGAGAAGATTTTTGACCGTTTTTTTAGAGTAGAGAATGCTGTTCATACTGAGCAAGGAACAGGTTTGGGGTTATCTATAGTGAGAGGAATAATTGAAAAACATGGTGGAGAAATTCGAATGGCTAGTGAATTAGGAATTGGAACAACCTTCTGGTTTGATTTAGCATTGGCACAATCAGATAAAGATGAATTATTAACTCAAACTATTAACAATACAGATAATTTTTCAAACTCTGAAGTAAGTAAATTCATCTAATTATTATCTAGTCCTCTAAAAATATTCTGAACATTTTGATCAGGAACTACCCTATGAGGGGCACCACTAAATATCTGTTCAAAGTTAGAAAAAGAATCTTTGATTTCGGGACCTTTATTGGTGATTATAAATTCTCTTATTCGTTTATCATGCCATGATCCTCGCATTTTAAAAACATTTAATGCTCTAGCCATCTCTCCTTTTATTTCAACATATTGGAGCAATAATATAGTATCTGTAATTGTTG is a window encoding:
- the purD gene encoding phosphoribosylamine--glycine ligase, with the translated sequence MSINSTSSKDYGRLENVLIIGNGGRENSLAWAIQKNELVKKVYLIPGNAGSERINKCERIRIDINNKNKLVEKLDFLKINLIVIGPEVPLANGLADFLRKKDYKVFGPGKDGARLEYSKSWAKEFMRDANIPTAKFWTVNSLEEATKIINSSSIPLVVKADGLASGKGVFIPASKDECYRAAESIFNGKFGKSGDIVVLEEKIQGPEVSVFALCDGKRYILLPTAQDHKRLNEQDKGPNTGGMGAYSPAPLLTKDYLDRIIKEIIEPTIDELNKKNIDYKGVIYFGLMITKYGPKVIEYNCRFGDPECQTIMPLMDQDFVFLLEKCSMGNLTGDEKIDNPDKVSGCVIATSKGYPQEYLTGFPIKIGKIDSSDCQIFDSGTCLNKNGELLTDGGRVLSIVCQEKDFDMVFEKAYKNLKEINFEGIYFRNDIGHQVRKKFSREN
- a CDS encoding HAMP domain-containing sensor histidine kinase, whose amino-acid sequence is MVDTKNQDSRDYNSTSDNEDFHNNYWTNRIIAWWSGFSLRTKLLAIATLVVSLLMTGITFFALNSIQRDAGMNDTRYARDLGLLLSGNVTELVANNQKKEISNVAEKFWRSSRNLRYIFFTDAEDIVQLGIPISATTTSSDSQLQLTRRLKLPSELKKRPQFPLVRQHVTPQGQVTDVFVPMLWKGKYLGTLALGVTPNKKALASAALTREITIAVFISIWVLVILGAVFNALTITRPVRELVRGVREISKGNFKSRISIPMTGDLGELLNGFNRMATQLENYDEANIEELKAAQIKQQSLIATMADGAILLDSQGKIVLTNPTAKRLFRWEGRFLEGKYFLNEIPEILSNDLHTNIESILNREKEKDDLRFSLGEPARTLRIVLQSVLDTNKVELKGIAVTIQDLTREVELNAAQNRFISNVSHELRTPLFNIKSYVETLHDLKDQLSNEEQLEFLGIANSETDRLTRLVNDVLDLSRLESGKIIQLEEMDIKAAIEQTLRNYRLNATEKNVSLAHDIEENIPPILGNFDLLLQVFDNLLGNGLKFSPKNSNLMIRAYAWPDSCPAFPPSKQNDRAPQCELVSPLPKVRIEIADTGSGISQTDQEKIFDRFFRVENAVHTEQGTGLGLSIVRGIIEKHGGEIRMASELGIGTTFWFDLALAQSDKDELLTQTINNTDNFSNSEVSKFI